The genomic region TCCGCGTAGCGCAGATACATGCGCAGCAGGTCGCCCGCGAACAGCGCCGACTCGTCGCCGCCCGTGCCCGCGCGGATCTCGACGAAGATGTTGCGGTCGTCGTTCGGATCCTTCGGCAGCAGCATGGTCTGCAGCTCGGCCTCGAGCCGCGCCATGCGCTCGCGGGCCTCGCGGATCTCCTCCTCGGCGAACTCGCGCATCGAGGCGTCGGCCAGCAGCTCCTGCGCGGCGGCCTCGTCGCCGCGCGCGAGGCGCCATTGCGCGTATTGCTCGACCACCGGGCCGATTTCGGCGTGTTCGCGCGTGAGCTTGCGGTATTGGTCGAGATCGGCGGTGACGTTTTCGCGGCTCAGCAGTTCGTTCAGTTCGGCCAGCCGGCTGGAAAGCTGGTCGAGCTTGCTTTGCATGCTCGTTTTCATGATCTGGAGCGATGCTCCCGGGCGAGGAATCGAAAGGAAAAAGGGGGAGGGCCGGCACTGCGGCCGAAGGCGCAGCGGCGCTAGTTGTCGGCGCGCGGGCCATGCGCGTAGAAGCCGCGCATCAGGTCGATCAACTGGTCGCGTTCGGTGCCGCTGGTGCGGTTCAGCGCCGAGGTCGGGCCGTGGATCAGCTTGTTGGTGAGCGCCTGCGACAGCGCGTCGAGCACGGCGAGCGGATCGTCGCCGCGCGCGAGCATCTTCTGCGCGCGCTCGACCTCGGTGCGGCGCAGCGCGTCGGCCTGCGTATGCATGTGGCGGATGATCGGCACCACGCTGCGCGTGTCGAGCCACTGCATGAAGTGCTGCACGCGCGTCTCGATGATGGTCTCGGCCTGCGCCACGGCGGCCTGCCGCGACGCGCTGCCTTCGCGCACGATCGCGCCGAGATCGTCGACGGTATAGAGGAACACGTCCTTCAGCTTGCCGACCTCCTGCTCGATGTCGCGCGGCACGGCCAGATCGACCATGAAGATCGGCCGGCGGCGGCGCGCCTTCACCGCGCGCTCCACCGCGCCCAGGCCGATGATCGGCAGCGTCGAGGCGGTACACGAGACGATGATGTCGAACTCGTGCATGCGGGCGGGCAGGTCCGCGAGCGGCATCGCGTGGCCGCCGAACCGCTCGGCGAGCTTCGCGCCGCGCTCGGCGGTGCGGTTGGCGACCACCAGCTCGCGCGGCGTTTGCGCGGCGAAGTGCGTCGCGCAGAGCTCGATCATCTCGCCCGCGCCGATGAACAGCACCTTCTGGTCGGCCACGTTCTCGAAGATGCGCTGTGCGAGCCGCACCGCGGCCGCGGCCATCGACACCGACTGCGCACCGATCTCGGTGGTGCTGCGCACTTCCTTGGCCACCGCGAAGGTGCGCTGGAACAGCTGGTTCAGATAGGTGCCGAGCGCGCCGGCCTCCGAGGCGGTGCGCACCGCATCCTTCATCTGGCCGACGATCTGGGTTTCGCCGAGCACCATCGAGTCGAGCCCGGAGGCGACCCGGAACGCGTGGCGCACGGCTTCGGACTGCGGCAGCGCGTAGACGTGCGGGGCCAGTTCGTCGGCCGGGATGCGGTGGAAGTCGGCCAGCCAGCGCAGCGCCGCGTCGCGCGCGGCGCGATCGTCGGTGGCGCAGTAGAGCTCGGTGCGGTTGCAGGTGGAGAGAATCGCCGCCTCGGGCGCGTTCCGTGCCTGGCGCCCCAGGAAGACGTCCTTCAGCGTGGACAGTGCAGGCTTGATCTGTTCGAGCGGAAACGCTACGCGTTCGCGCAAGGCGACGGGCGCAGTGTGGTGATTGATTCCGATCGTGAGAAGCTGCATATCCGGGGACTATCGTTTAGGTTCGCATTATAGCGTCTTACCGCTGCTCCCACTGCCGGCCATGCTGCCGACCCGCCGGGCCGCCGGCGCATCCCGCGCGGCAGCCGGTCGCGCCCGTCGGACGGCGCTGCCGCGGCATTCCGGCAGGCATGGCCCCGGCCCCGACGGCCGAAAAAAGCCTGCTCGGCGTGGATGGGCGCGACGGCAGGTCGCAGCAACTTCGCGGTACGATGCGCCCGAATTGCCGGCTTGACAACCGGGCTTGCCCGGAATTCGCGCGGTTTTACCCTGCCGTGCGGGATCGGCCCGGCCCGACGAGCACGCGCTGAAAAAAGTGCTGGATCACCCGGCGCGAGCCGCTGCGGGGCTCCATTCGGCGCTGCATTTGGTGCTCCATTTGGCGCTCCCTTCGGCACCGGCGCGTTTACATTTATGTAGACTTGCCTTACAGCAGGACGGCCCCTAAACTCGACCACTGCGCGCGGTCATTCCGTCAGCGCTATCTCAATACAATCCGAATCCTCGTCGTCTCCGGGCGCAAGCCCGCGACTCCGCGCGTTTCGGTCAGGCCCGGGGCAATGGCGATCGAAAATTCGAAACAAGGCGCGCGATGAACTGGCCGGGAATCGTCGTCCTGGGGCTTGCCGTGGGTGGGCTCGGCTGGTGGCTGCATCCGGCCCGCACCGGCCGGCGCGGCTGGCGCGCGGCGCTGGTCGCGGCGCTGGCCGGCGCGGTCGTCGCCAGGCTGGCCGGCAATCTCACCGGGCTGTTCCACGACGGCGGCACGCTCGAATGGCCGGTCTGTGCCGTCACGGCGCTCGTCGCCACCACGTTGACCATGGGCGCGCTCGCCCGCCGCTGAACCCTCACGGATGGAATCCAACATGAACGCCCGTCATCCCGACGTCTCGCCCGTCCCCGCCCGGCTTGCCCTGTTGCGCAGCGCGATGGCGCGCGAGGGCGTCGCCGCCTGCCTCGTGCCGTCTGCCGATCCGCACCTGTCGGAATACCTGCCGGAGCACTGGCAGTCGCGCCGCTGGCTGTCCGGCTTCACCGGCTCGGTCGGCACGCTGGTCGTGACGGCCGATTTCGCCGGCCTTTGGGTCGACAGCCGCTACTGGGTGCAGGCCGCCGCGCAACTCGACGGCACCGGCGTGCAGCTGATGAAGATGATGGGCGGCCAGCAGACCCAGCCGCACGTCGAATGGCTCGCCGAGCACGTGCCGGCCGGCGCCGCGGTCAGCGTGGACGGCGCGGTGCTCGGCGTGGCCGCCGCGCGCGCGCTGGCCGCGGCGCTGGCCGCGCGCGGCGTGGTGCTGCGCACCGATCTGGATCTGCTCGAGCGGATCTGGCCGGAGCGTCCCGCGCTGCCGGCGGCGCCCGTGTTCGAGCACGTCGCGCCGCACGCGCAGATCGCGCGCGCCGCCAAGCTCGCGCAGGTGCGTGAGGCGATGCGCGCGCAGGGCGCCGGGGTCCATTTCATCTCGACGCTCGACGACATCGCGTGGCTGTTCAACCTGCGCGGCGCCGACGTCAGCTACAACCCGGTGTTCGTCGCGCATGCGCTGATCACGGCCGACCAGGCGACGTTGTTCGTCGTCGACGGCAAGCTCGACGCGGCGCTGCAGGCGTCGCTCGCGGCCGACGGCGTGACGGTGCGCGCCTACGAGACGGCCGCCGCCGCGCTGGCCGCGCTGCCGGCCGGCAGCACGCTGCTGATCGATCCGCGCCGCGTGACGTTCGGCTCGCTGCAGGCGGTGCCGGACACGGTGAGGCTGGCCGAGGCCGTCAACCCGTCGACCTTCGCGAAGTCGCGCAAGACGCCGGCCGAGATCGCCCACGTGCGCGAGACGATGGCGCGCGACGGCGCGGCGCTGGCCGAATTCTTCGCCTGGTTCGAGGCCGCGCTCGGCCGCGAGACCGTGACCGAGCTGACCATCGACGAGCAGCTGAACGCCGCGCGCGCGCGACAGCCCGGCTTCGTGTCGCCGAGCTTCGCGACCATCGCCGGCTTCAACGCGAACGGCGCGATGCCGCATTACCGGGCGACGCCCGAGGCGCACGCGACGATCGAGGGCGACGGGCTGCTGCTGATCGACTCGGGCGGCCAGTTCGTGGGCGGCACCACCGACATCACGCGCGTGGTGCCGATCGGCACGCCGAGCGAGGCGCAGCGGCGCGACTTCACGATCGTGCTGAAGGCGATGATCGCGCTGTCGCGCGCGCGCTTCCCGCGCGGCATCCGCTCGCCGATGCTCGACGCGATCGCGCGCGCGCCGATGTGGGCCGCCGGGCTCGACTACGGCCACGGCACGGGTCACGGCGTCGGCTATTTCCTGAACGTCCACGAAGGCCCGCAGGTGATCGCGCACTACGCGGCGGCCGATCCGCAGACGGCGATGGAGGAGGGCATGATCACCTCGAACGAGCCGGGCGTGTACCGGCCCGGGCAATGGGGCGTGCGCATCGAGAACCTGGTGCTGAACCGCGCGGCGGGACAGACGCCGTTCGGCGACTTCCTCGAGTTCGAGACGCTCACGCTGTGCCCGATCGACACGCGCTGCGTGCTGGCCGAACTGCTCGACGCGGGCGAGCGCGCCTGGCTCGACGACTATCATGCGACGGTGCGCGAGCGCGTCGGCCCGCTCGTCACCGGGGCGGCGCGGGCCTGGCTCGAGGCGCGCACGCGGCCGCTCTGACGCGCCGGGCGGATTCGGAAGGGGGAGGTATGCCAGCCATCCGGGCGGTCGTGTTCGATTTCGGCGGGGTGCTGATCGACTGGAACCCCGAGTATCTGTACCGGCAGCTGATTCCCGACGCGCAAGCGCGGCGGCGCTTTCTCACCGAGGTCTGCGGGATGGACTGGGTGGTGCGGCAGGACGCCGGGCAGACGCTCGCGGACGGCACCGCCGAGAAGGTCGCCGCGTTTCCTCAGCATGAGGCGCTGATCCGCGCGTTCTACGCGCGCTGGCCCGAGATGGTGGCGGGCCAGTTCGACGACGGGGTCGCGCTGGTCGAGCGGCTCGACGCGGCCGGCGTGCCGCTGTTCGGGCTCACCAACTGGTCGGCCGAGACGTTCCCGTATGCGTGGCAGCGCTATGCGGTGCTGCGCCGCTTTCGCGACATCGTGGTGTCGGGGCGCGTGAAGCTCGCCAAGCCCGATCCGGCGATCTATCGCGAGATGTTCGCGCGCATCGCCGCGCAACTGCCCGGCATCGCGCCGGGCGAACTCGTGTTCATCGACGACAACCCGCGCAACGTGCAGGCGGCCGCCGCGCTCGGCTGGCACGGCATCCGCCATACGGACGCGGCCGCCACCGAGGCGCGACTGCGCGAGCTGGGCGTGCCCGCCTGAGGCGCGGCGCGCCCGCGTCGTGCGGCCTCGCCGCTCACCGGGCAACGGGCGAAGCCGCCCGTTGCCCGGGTTGCCGCGTGCCGCTCAGCGGCTGATCGGCTTGAAGCGGATCCGCTTCGGCTTGGCGGCCTCCTCGCCGAGGCGCGCGCGCTTGTCCGCTTCGTATTCCTGGTAGTTGCCGTCGAAGAACACCACCTGCGAATCGCCCTCGAACGCGAGAATGTGGGTCGCGATCCGGTCGAGGAACCAGCGATCGTGCGAGATCACCATGACCGAGCCCGCGAATTCGAGCAGCGCGTCTTCCAGCGCGCGCAGCGTTTCCACGTCGAGATCGTTCGACGGCTCGTCGAGCAGCAGCACGTTGCCGCCGGCGATCAGCGTCTTGGCCAGGTGCAGGCGCCCGCGCTCCCCGCCCGACAGGTTGCCGACGATCTTCTGCTGGTCGCCGCCCTTGAAGTTGAAGCGGCCGATGTAGGCGCGCGACGGCGTTTCGTACTTGCCGACCGTCAGCACGTCGGCGCCGCCCGAGATTTCCTCGAACACGGTCTTCTCGCTCGCGAGCGCGTCGCGGCTCTGGTCGACATAGGCGAGCTTGACGGTCGGGCCGTGGATGATCTCGCCCGAATCCGGCTGCTCCTTGCCCGTCAGCATGCGGAACAGCGTCGACTTGCCCGCGCCGTTCGGCCCGATGATGCCCACGATCGCGCCGGCCGGAATCTTGAAGCTGAGGTTGTCGATCAGCAGGCGGTCGCCATAGGCCTTGCTGACGTTCTTGAACTCGATCACTTCGTTGCCGAGGCGCTCGCCGGCCGGGATGAAGATTTCCTGCGTTTCGTTGCGCTTCTGGTATTCCTGGCTGCTCAGCTCCTCGAAGCGCGCGATCCGCGCCTTCGATTTCGCCTGGCGGCCCTTCGGGTTCTGGCGCACCCACTCCAGTTCCTTCTTGATCGCCTTCTGGCGAGCCGATTCGGACGCCTCTTCCTGCTTCAGCCGCGCTTCCTTCTGGTCGAGCCAGCTGCTGTAGTTGCCCTTCCAGGGAATGCCGTGGCCGCGGTCGAGCTCGAGAATCCACTCGGCCGCGTTGTCGAGGAAGTAGCGATCGTGGGTGACCGCCACCACCGTACCCGGGAAGCGCGTCAGGAACTGCTCGAGCCACTCCACCGATTCCGCGTCGAGGTGGTTGGTCGGCTCGTCGAGCAGCAGCATGTCGGGCTTCTCGAGCAGCAGCTTGCAGAGCGCGACGCGGCGCTTTTCGCCGCCCGACAGATGCTCGATCTTCGCATCCCAGGGCGGCAGGCGCAGCGCGTCGGCGGCGATCTCGATCTGCTGCTCGGGGCTGCCGCCGTCGGAGGCGGCGAGGATCGCCTCGTACTTGGCCTGCTCGGCCGCGAGCGCGTCGAAATCGGCGTCGGGCTCGGCATAGGCGGCGTAGATCTCATCGAGCTTCTTCTGCGCGCTGAAGACGTCGCCGAGCCCTTCTTCCACCGTCTCGCGGACGGTCTTGGACGGGTCGAGCTGCGGCTCCTGCGGCAGGTAGCCGATGTTCAGGTTCGGCATCGGCGTGGCTTCGCCCTCGATGTCCTTGTCCACGCCCGCCATGATGCGGATCAGCGTCGACTTGCCCGAGCCGTTCAGGCCGAGCAGACCGATCTTCGCGCCGGGGAAGAACGACAGCGAGATGTCTTTCAGGATCTGGCGCTTGGGCGGCACGATCTTGCCGACCCGGTTCATCGTGAATACGTATTGGGCCATCTGCGTCAGTGGAACTCGTCAAGGTTGGGCCGTCGCCGGCCGCGTGCGGCGGCGAGGGGCGACGGAGGGGCCGGTGCGGACCGGAGCGCTGCCGTGACTGGACGGCGGCGCGACCGCGAGCCAGGCGCGGCGGGACCGCGTATTGTACTGCGCGCGCCGGGCCGGTGGCTCCGCCGTCCCGGACGGGGCTACCGGCCCGGACGCGGCCCTGATGGGATCTCGCGCCCCGGCGGTGGTCGGCGCGTGTGCCTATCGGCTATCCGGTGGTGGCCTCGCGGCACCGCCCCGGCGGGCCTGCGGCGCCCGCGCCGATGCCGCCGTGCGGCGGGCATCGGCAGCCGATGCCTGATCTGGCTGAGGCTGGCGCGCGTGAGCTTCGAGATGGGCGCGCCGAAGTAGACGGCGAGCTTCGAGGCGCTCCCGATCGCGACGCTGGCCGCACCGGTGCCGGCAGGCGGCCGCGGGCGCGGCGCCGGCGGGGCGCCCGGGCGGCCGCTGGTGGGGCCGCCCGGGCGCGAGCGGTGTCAGACGTTGAACAGGAAGTTCATCACGTCGCCGTCGTGGACCACGTATTCCTTGCCTTCGGCGCGCATCTTGCCCGCTTCCTTCGCGCCCTGCTCACCCTTGTAGGTGATGTAGTCGTCATAGCCGATGGTCTGCGCGCGGATGAAGCCGCGCTCGAAATCGGTGTGGATCACGCCCGCGGCCTGCGGGGCCGTGTCGCCGATGTGGATCGTCCAGGCGCGCACTTCCTTGACGCCGGCCGTGAAGTAGGTTTGCAGGCCGAGCAGCTTGAAGCCGGCGCGGATCACGCGGTCCAGGCCCGGCTCGTCCATGCCCATGTCGGCGAGGAAGGCCTCCTTGTCGGCGTCGTCGAGGTCGGCGATTTCCGCCTCGATCGCGGCGCACACGGCCACCACCGGCGACTTCTCGGCCTCGGCGTAGCGGCGTACCGCGTCGAGGTGCGGGTTGTTCTCGAAGCCGTCGTCCTTGACGTTGGCCACGTACATGGCGGGCTTCGCGGTGATCAGGCAGAACGGCTTGAGAATCGCGCGCTCGTCGTCGGACAGCTCGAGGCCGCGCACCGCCTTGCCCTGATCGAGATGCGCGCGTACCTTCTCGAGCGCGGCGGCGAGCTTGACCGCTTCCTTGTCGTTGCCCGACTTGGCCGCCTTCGAGTAGCGCGCGAGCGCCTTTTCCACGGTGGCCAGATCGGCCAGCGCGAGTTCGGTGTTGATCACCTCGATGTCGTCGAGCGGGCTCACGCGGCCGGCCACGTGGATCACGTTCTCGTCCTCGAAGCAGCGCACCACGTGCGTGATCGCGTCGGTCTCGCGGATGTTGGCGAGGAACTGGTTGCCGAGCCCTTCGCCCTTGCTCGCACCCGCCACCAGGCCGGCGATGTCGACGAACTCGACCACGGCCGGCACGATCCGCTCCGGCTTCACGATCGCCGAGATCGCCTTCAGGCGCGCGTCCGGCACCTCGACGATGCCGACGTTCGGCTCGATGGTGCAAAACGGATAGTTCTCGGCGGCGATGCCGGCCTTGGTCAGCGCATTGAACAGGGTGGACTTGCCGACGTTGGGCAGGCCGACGATGCCGCATTTGAGGCTCATGGAAAACCTTTCTGGATCAGATGTTGTGCCGGTTCGCGTGGCGCCGGGCTCGCTCGCGCCGCCACGCTGCGGGCGCCGAGGGAGCCGGGCGGGGCGGCCGGCGGCGCGAGGCGGCACGGCGGTGGCCGGCGCTCGCGCGGCAAGGCCGCCCGCGAAAACGGCAATTGTATCGCGTTCGGGTGGCGAGATTTCGGGGCGGCAGCGCGAATGGGGCGGGGGCGCCGGGCCGCGTGCTCAATCGGCGATGCGCCGGTCGGCCAGCGCCGCGCGGCAGTCGTCGAGCACCAGCTCGACGAGCCGCGACTGGCGGTCGAGATCCTCGCTGTCGATGATTTCCTCGACGGCGTCGCGGGCCCAGGCCGCCTCCACGAAGCTCGCGTGCTTCTTCGCGATGTCGAGCGCGAC from Burkholderia glumae LMG 2196 = ATCC 33617 harbors:
- the hemA gene encoding glutamyl-tRNA reductase, with protein sequence MQLLTIGINHHTAPVALRERVAFPLEQIKPALSTLKDVFLGRQARNAPEAAILSTCNRTELYCATDDRAARDAALRWLADFHRIPADELAPHVYALPQSEAVRHAFRVASGLDSMVLGETQIVGQMKDAVRTASEAGALGTYLNQLFQRTFAVAKEVRSTTEIGAQSVSMAAAAVRLAQRIFENVADQKVLFIGAGEMIELCATHFAAQTPRELVVANRTAERGAKLAERFGGHAMPLADLPARMHEFDIIVSCTASTLPIIGLGAVERAVKARRRRPIFMVDLAVPRDIEQEVGKLKDVFLYTVDDLGAIVREGSASRQAAVAQAETIIETRVQHFMQWLDTRSVVPIIRHMHTQADALRRTEVERAQKMLARGDDPLAVLDALSQALTNKLIHGPTSALNRTSGTERDQLIDLMRGFYAHGPRADN
- a CDS encoding aminopeptidase P family protein encodes the protein MNARHPDVSPVPARLALLRSAMAREGVAACLVPSADPHLSEYLPEHWQSRRWLSGFTGSVGTLVVTADFAGLWVDSRYWVQAAAQLDGTGVQLMKMMGGQQTQPHVEWLAEHVPAGAAVSVDGAVLGVAAARALAAALAARGVVLRTDLDLLERIWPERPALPAAPVFEHVAPHAQIARAAKLAQVREAMRAQGAGVHFISTLDDIAWLFNLRGADVSYNPVFVAHALITADQATLFVVDGKLDAALQASLAADGVTVRAYETAAAALAALPAGSTLLIDPRRVTFGSLQAVPDTVRLAEAVNPSTFAKSRKTPAEIAHVRETMARDGAALAEFFAWFEAALGRETVTELTIDEQLNAARARQPGFVSPSFATIAGFNANGAMPHYRATPEAHATIEGDGLLLIDSGGQFVGGTTDITRVVPIGTPSEAQRRDFTIVLKAMIALSRARFPRGIRSPMLDAIARAPMWAAGLDYGHGTGHGVGYFLNVHEGPQVIAHYAAADPQTAMEEGMITSNEPGVYRPGQWGVRIENLVLNRAAGQTPFGDFLEFETLTLCPIDTRCVLAELLDAGERAWLDDYHATVRERVGPLVTGAARAWLEARTRPL
- a CDS encoding HAD family hydrolase; this encodes MPAIRAVVFDFGGVLIDWNPEYLYRQLIPDAQARRRFLTEVCGMDWVVRQDAGQTLADGTAEKVAAFPQHEALIRAFYARWPEMVAGQFDDGVALVERLDAAGVPLFGLTNWSAETFPYAWQRYAVLRRFRDIVVSGRVKLAKPDPAIYREMFARIAAQLPGIAPGELVFIDDNPRNVQAAAALGWHGIRHTDAAATEARLRELGVPA
- the ettA gene encoding energy-dependent translational throttle protein EttA, which translates into the protein MAQYVFTMNRVGKIVPPKRQILKDISLSFFPGAKIGLLGLNGSGKSTLIRIMAGVDKDIEGEATPMPNLNIGYLPQEPQLDPSKTVRETVEEGLGDVFSAQKKLDEIYAAYAEPDADFDALAAEQAKYEAILAASDGGSPEQQIEIAADALRLPPWDAKIEHLSGGEKRRVALCKLLLEKPDMLLLDEPTNHLDAESVEWLEQFLTRFPGTVVAVTHDRYFLDNAAEWILELDRGHGIPWKGNYSSWLDQKEARLKQEEASESARQKAIKKELEWVRQNPKGRQAKSKARIARFEELSSQEYQKRNETQEIFIPAGERLGNEVIEFKNVSKAYGDRLLIDNLSFKIPAGAIVGIIGPNGAGKSTLFRMLTGKEQPDSGEIIHGPTVKLAYVDQSRDALASEKTVFEEISGGADVLTVGKYETPSRAYIGRFNFKGGDQQKIVGNLSGGERGRLHLAKTLIAGGNVLLLDEPSNDLDVETLRALEDALLEFAGSVMVISHDRWFLDRIATHILAFEGDSQVVFFDGNYQEYEADKRARLGEEAAKPKRIRFKPISR
- the ychF gene encoding redox-regulated ATPase YchF, which translates into the protein MSLKCGIVGLPNVGKSTLFNALTKAGIAAENYPFCTIEPNVGIVEVPDARLKAISAIVKPERIVPAVVEFVDIAGLVAGASKGEGLGNQFLANIRETDAITHVVRCFEDENVIHVAGRVSPLDDIEVINTELALADLATVEKALARYSKAAKSGNDKEAVKLAAALEKVRAHLDQGKAVRGLELSDDERAILKPFCLITAKPAMYVANVKDDGFENNPHLDAVRRYAEAEKSPVVAVCAAIEAEIADLDDADKEAFLADMGMDEPGLDRVIRAGFKLLGLQTYFTAGVKEVRAWTIHIGDTAPQAAGVIHTDFERGFIRAQTIGYDDYITYKGEQGAKEAGKMRAEGKEYVVHDGDVMNFLFNV